A stretch of Triticum aestivum cultivar Chinese Spring chromosome 1D, IWGSC CS RefSeq v2.1, whole genome shotgun sequence DNA encodes these proteins:
- the LOC123166412 gene encoding fasciclin-like arabinogalactan protein 16: protein MGAPAYSAVLLLYLALVVGVATADGARPVERTIPSAAGCDGGVTAVVNRFGARVNSNSVLVALLNSQCTELVEKTLMLLTLEGARSCNNITIFAPWNDVFVRDLERFLLELRNLRSLQSLFLFHVLPAQHPAGSWSAASHHTLFGEEVKLTAGADGTMRVAHAAVTLQNTVHRPEGAIHGTERLLVPRTVPFNRHSSLVAISNLL from the coding sequence ATGGGTGCGCCGGCGTACAGCGCCGTGCTGCTCTTATACCTTGCGCTGGTCGTGGGCGTCGCTACCGCGGATGGGGCTCGGCCGGTCGAACGCACAATTCCTTCCGCCGCTGGCTGTGACGGAGGAGTAACCGCGGTCGTCAACAGGTTCGGGGCGAGGGTCAACTCCAACTCGGTGCTGGTGGCGCTGCTGAACTCGCAGTGCACGGAGCTGGTGGAGAAGACGCTGATGCTGCTGACGCTGGAGGGCGCCAGGAGCTGCAACAACATCACCATCTTTGCGCCGTGGAATGACGTGTTTGTGCGGGACCTTGAGCGCTTCCTCCTTGAGCTCCGGAATCTCAGGTCGCTACAGTCGCTGTTCCTCTTCCACGTCCTTCCCGCCCAACACCCCGCCGGGTCCTGGTCCGCTGCGTCCCACCACACGCTCTTCGGCGAGGAGGTCAAGCTCACTGCCGGGGCCGACGGCACCATGCGCGTCGCCCACGCCGCCGTCACACTTCAGAACACCGTGCACAGGCCCGAAGGCGCCATCCACGGCACCGAGCGCCTCCTCGTACCCCGCACCGTGCCGTTCAACCGCCACTCTAGCCTCGTCGCAATCTCCAATTTGCTTTAG